The proteins below are encoded in one region of Vulpes lagopus strain Blue_001 chromosome 10, ASM1834538v1, whole genome shotgun sequence:
- the LOC121500859 gene encoding putative cuticle collagen 91, with amino-acid sequence MRRRLQPITTRRGKTLRAEPGSASPRRPPPPARAPGLRLLRSASPCARDARSGEKRRVPAAAAGTSTRGGRAERARGRGGGGAPGPRLLLSGSARAPRGAGAPAGGRGVGGGRGDASSAAGRPLLCAPPTPAEVPARGLERGAGGAARAPQLGRAGSSAAPHKFLPSLAPSFPVMDQKPARDTAGDREDEQGCGSRSPPDAEYCIV; translated from the exons ATGCGGCGGCGACTTCAGCCAATTACAACGAGGAGAGGGAAAACTCTGAGGGCAGAGCCGGGCTCGGCGAG cccgcgccgccccccgccccccgcccgcgcgcccggcCTCCGCCTCCTCCGCTCCGCCTCCCCCTGCGCCCGCGACGCCCGCAGCGGGGAGAAGAGGCGCGTCCCCGCCGCGGCCGCGGGCACGAGCACGCGCGGGGGGAGGGCGGAGCGTGcgcgcggccgcggcggcgggggcgcgcccGGGCCTCGCCTGCTGTTGTCCGGGAGCGCACGTGcaccgcggggcgcgggggcgccggCAGGGGGGCGCGGGGTCGGGGGGGGCCGGGGAGACGCCTCCTCCGCGGCTGGGCGGCCGCTCCTCTGCGCCCCGCCGACCCCCGCCGAGGTCCCCGCGCGGGGCCtggagcggggagcggggggagCAGCCCGGGCGCCCCAGCTCGGCCGCGCGGGGTCATCCGCTGCGCCCCACAAGTTCCTTCCGTCGTTGGCTCCTTCGTTCCCGGTTATGGACCAGAAGCCTGCAAGGGACACGGCCGGGGACAGAGAGGACGAGCAAGGGTGCGGGAGTCGCAGCCCCCCAG ATGCCGAATACTGCATCGTCTAA